A segment of the Cygnus atratus isolate AKBS03 ecotype Queensland, Australia chromosome 28, CAtr_DNAZoo_HiC_assembly, whole genome shotgun sequence genome:
CCCCAGATGCTCCCTGCACAGTGCTGTCCCACGGCCACTCGTCTCGAGCTCCACTGTCCTGTTTTGGCCTGCACTTGGTGCCTCAGATTAGCATCACGTTCAGCAGGTTGAACAAATCCCCAAACAAACCTGCTGAATCAGCAGGGAGGGGATTTTAATAAAGCAGCACTGGAAAATCTTGTTTTGCTCCTGCTCTTCGCTGTTCCGAGCCGATGCGCCTGCGCCCAGTCTCTGCTGCACCAAGAAATAACAAGATAAAATGCCACAAAGGGAGGACACggatttaaaaacacaaaaatacaccTTTTAGCCCCACCCCGTCCTTGGGGCTTGGAGCATACCGCAGGTGGGGGAACCACCTCCGGCACGGGCTCTGCCTGACCTGCAGAGCTGAAACAAAGCTCCTGGAGTCACACCAGGTTGGGAAGCCGCCCCATGTTATTTGCCTTTCAAGAATagctgcttgctgcaggcaggggatgGTCCCCGGTGCTGGGGCACAGCTCTGTCCCCATGTCACACAGGCAATCCTGGTCACATTGGGGATGCTTCTGGGTGCACCAGGGCAGGGATGCTGCGAGGCTTGTTGGAAAAGGGCAGATGTGATGCCGGGGGTCCCTTTTGCCTCGTGGCACAGCAGAACAGCTCCACAGAGGGGAGTAAAACAGATCAGAGGGAAGCAAGCAAGGGAGATGGACTTGTCAAGAGTCAATGGGAAATGACAGCCCTGATAGCCACGGGGACACGGCTGGGGGGACATGGCCGTGCCCTGGCCACCTCCCTGCCACATAGAGAACATGACACACCAACATTACAGGAAAAGCCGCAGAGCCCCCTTTTAAGGAACTACCCCGAACCTTAAGCAACATGAGTATGTCATGACGATGGACTGGAATTGGATGAAACGGACATTTCacaatgggggggggggcagcgcagGCAGACAGGCTATAAGAGGTGCCACGCTCCAGCCTGGCCACAGGTCAACCCAGGACGGTCTCGCTGCTTCGTCAACATGAGCAAGGCAAGTCTAAGGGCGTTGTGGGCTTTGAAGGTCTCCGTGCTCTTTTCCAGGTGCAGGTTGGGCCACTGGAGGTGCAGGGACCCACCACAAGTCCTGGCAGAGGGTGACAGCTTCCATCGGGGCTCATCTGGGCATGACCACGAGGAGAGAAGTCTCTCGTGGAAAAGACTCCCTGCAGCATGGCCTGACCACCAAGGGGGCTCGTGGATGTCAGATCTCATGCTCAGCGCCTACATCTCCACAGGGGCTTTTGGGGAGCCTTGCTCCAGCAGTACCTGCCTTGCAGAAGAacattctggggaaaaaaatacagctttcagaTATTCTTGGTCGCACATCCCAGAGCTGAAGCAAAGAGAGGCTGCAGTTCCCTTCAGACTCCCTCGGCTTGTGCTAGATGAGTGCAAACCCAAACAGCCCAAATTTAGCCTGAAAACAGAATGACTGCAAGCCAGGCTGCATCCTCACCTGGTGCAAGGCAGCTGGCTGTAGGGGAACCTGCTGGTGGGCATCAGATGCGTTTTGTGGCCCCTGACATTACTCAGctatttgtttctcttccaggGCTGCCAGACCCAGGGACCACTCTCCGAGCTGGAGAAGTCCATAGATGTCATCATCGATGTCTTCCACCAGTACTCGAGACGGGAGGGGGACAAGGACACCCTGACCAGGAGGGAGCTGAAGCTCTTGATTGAGAAGCAGCTCGTGAACTACCTGAAGGTGAGTGGAGCCAAAGCAGGGCTTCTCCTGCCCAGCGTGGGGAGGAAACTGGGTTGGACCCCATTGCCCCACTGGTCTTTACCAGCCCAAATGCCCCCAGGGACCAGATTCATCCCAacagctccctcctgctctcttctgcTGCCCCAACTCCTTCTGCCCAGACCATTCCCTTCCACCTGGCGCTTCCCCGCATGCTCCATGAGATGCCATAAAGACAGAAGGAAACCCACCTCGGCTCAGGTGTACCCACAGCTGAACATTTCTCCTCGTTACCTCATCTGCAAAATCAGAACCCCATTGCCCAACAGCTCCTTTGCCATCTCAAAGTGGTATCAGAAATACAAACCTAAACACCCATTTTTCCATAACTCACTCTGCTAAGGCAGAAAGTAAATGTTTCTAGTCTGACGTGCTAAGAAAGCAGCTAGTCGTGACAAAACTCCACCGCCTTCACTGGCCTCCTTGTTGCACAGTGTTCCTGCAGCGATGTTAGCCTCCTGCTCTCCCATTGCTTTGCTGCAGTGGGTGTCATTGCTACACCCAAAGCAGCTCCTGATGGCACAGGGATGGAGCCAAGCACTGGGCTGGGCTGTTGGAGATCCCAGGAGAGTCCCAGCGAGGCTGGGAGGACCTCTGAGCCGTGACTGGTGGTACTTTGTCCTcaccccagctccttccttgCAGCACGTGAAAAACCAGGTCTCCATCGACCAAATCTTCAAGGACCTCGACACCAATAAGGATGAGCAGCTGAGTTTTGGCGAGGTGATGCTCCTGATCATCCGTGTGACTGTCGCCACCCACGAGCACCTCCACTTCTGCGAGGACAAgctgcaccaccagcagcaccagcagcagcaccagcaccagcacaacCACTGAAGTGAGCTGTGCTCTGTGGCCGAGGGCTCCCACCCCGTGCTTCTCCCCTGGATTCTTCCCtccaccctgctgctccccctctctgttcctctctgcctgcctccctcccttcaAGTTGGATGGTTTTGCTGCCAAATAAAGATTTGCCCTGAGGCTGTcaaagtttttctgtttctgcctgAGTTTTATCATCTTGCTCTCCCCCAGTGGGGCTTCAAACCAGGAAATTTGACTTTGAGGTTTTGAAATTTGACTTTGGCTGCAGGTTCCTAAGGCAATGTGGCcttctggggacagcagggctcaCTGCAGTGGTGTACCCCTTGTGGTGTCCTCCATAGGCCCAGACAGACAGCACAATCTGTCAGATCTCTGCATTTCCACCTAAAAAGTCCATTTTGGCCTGGAAGTGCTCTGCATGTCCCCTAGGACTCAGCTGCAGTGGTGGGTGACAGAGCTGGAGGAACACCCTTGTAGGGCACTTTTGCTCTGCGTGGCCCTGACATGGGGCTGGGTGATGGATGCATTGCGTTTTCATGCCAGGGTGCCACTGAGAGCAGCGAGGTCGGGGTGCTGGGTTTCACATGGACAAGAACTGAGTACAACCCCAACACGTTTCTCCGAGCATCCGGGGTTTGCATCAGGAGGTCTGCTCTGAAAAGCTGCTCTCAGGGGCTGGAAATGCTGGCGGTGCCTCTGAGCAGCTTCACACCGTGAATGCACAGAGCCCCGCTGCTGATTTGCATGTACcttttacaggggaaaaaaggaacagtAGTGATTTCCTAAGGGTGAGTCAAAACCCTGAAATTGCCCTGCTCAGTGAAGAAACTGGCCACAAGCTtcccaaaagcagcagcactgaagcaaGCCCCCTGGCTAACACAAGACTGCCACAAGTTTGCTTCACTGCCGCCGGCCAGGTTGCTTCAGCTTCCTTTAGAGTTGATTTTGACATTTGAAATATGTCAAACACCTTCCTACAAGGTAAAATCTGCTGGAGTGAACACGGgatctgctcagctctgcctgggggCCTGCATAGGGTGGTGTGTCCCAGCTGGAGCTAGATCCTGCACCCCAAAATGGGTCTTGCACCCCAGGCTGGGTCATGCACCCCATCCTACAGCATTTCTGTGTCTCCACAGcagggagagagcagagcaggttcACTGCCACCACCCTGCCAGGGCAGAAGCACATCGTACCCGAGAGCAGAGCAGTCCCATGAAGACGTTCCCATTGTGGGACAAGCTGTTAGGGTCCTATCCTGCAGCAGCTCAACTCcccaggggctcagcaccctgccagtGGGTGCTCAGCAGCAAGGGGCTCTCCCTGTGCAGAGTCCAAGCGCACAAATCTGGGTGCTGGAGGCACCCACGGGCCATCCTCGCCCCTTCCACCAGGAACCACTGCTGATGCAAGAGGATATTTGCCAACGCAGCGGGACTTCACGCTGCCCTGACAGCCGGGGTGCGGGACTCCTCTTGTGTCACCTGCTGGGGCTGTCGGACCATGGCAGAGGAGATGAAGCACGAGCCACATCCTGCTCTCAGCACAGTGGGACCAGGGCACCAAAGCAGGGCTGCAAGCAAGCAGAGGAGATGGCTGGCTCCTTCTGTAGTAGCTGAGCGGACCCCAAACCCGTACATATCCCATCACTCTCCAAGAGCTCTCAGGTCCCAAAAAGAGAAGAGACCAAAGCAACGCAAGGAACGTGTTGGATACACCCTAACGATCCCATATCCCATACGGCAGGGATGTGCAGTCAGtctgagcagctcagcacctttGGTTGCGCTGCTGCCCGTGGGACGTGGTCACGGCCACGCTGGTCCTTtcggggatggggacagcaccTGAGAccctccagccccactgctccgggagcagcagcaagcagcaggagaaTGCGGGCTGGAGGGACAGCCCCTGCCTCCTCGCATCCAGCCCCAGGTTGTAGGGAAGGATTTGGCCTCCGGATTCCGAGGCTGGGAGGTTTGGGACAGGCTCCGGCTGCCACCTGGTGGCAGGGCCACCGCCAACGAAGCCAGCGCTCATCGCACCCTGCTCCTACAGCACCAGCGCTGCTGCAGCGAGTACACTTCCTATTCTCCTCCATGcgtttgaaagaaaaactgaatttctggGCTGAGCTGGGGGCACCGGGACGTGCAGCAGTTTGCAGCCACCCACAGCGCTCCTCTTGTGCTGCCCCTGCTCAAGTCGCTGCGCAGTGACACCAGCAAGGGCTGGCTTCTTCCCCAGCACGGTCACATCAGCGATCCTCACCTGTGTCCcatggcaggcagcagcaggagaagcagcgCAAGCAGCAGGTAAATGGTGGCTGCAGGTAAATgccaaccccagctcccccttCCCTGCTCGGGGGCTGtaccccacagccccctcctTGAGTTTGCCAGTGTTTTGCATTCATATGTTGCTAAATGGCACAGCCCAGCCCACACCTAAGGACTATCTCTCTCCTATTTGTCATACTCCCTGTCCCATAAAAATGCCCTCAAGGTATCCCAGCTGTCTCCTCATGCTGCAGGCCCCTCCCAGAGCTCCCAGGCTGGAGAaaaggggctgcagcctgcagggccGGGCTTTATGAACGACTGTGTAACCAGGAGATGTGGCACAGCAGTAAcatccccctgccccctgctctgcccaccaTGGACCCCTCTGCCCAACACAGAACTGCAGcctggctgaggtgggaagggacctcaggtCCCCTCAGACCCTCGGTGGGAAGGGACCCCTTgggtccaacccctgctcaagcagggccacccagagcagggtgctcagcaccatgTGCAgaagcttttgaagatctccaaggaggagactccacagcctctctgggcaacccgtgcTCAGTCCCCAGTTAGTACAGAATTGTTTCCTGGTGCTCAAAAAACCCTCTTgtcctggccctgggcaccacTGGCAGGAGCCTGGCCCTGGATGTGGTTGAGATCTTCacctccaggctgagcagccccagctctcagcctctcctcccaccaAAGGGATGAGGGATGAGCCTTGGCAGGGTAAAACTGGTTGGTCCTGGGGTGCCAGCGAGAGCTGTGGCCAGGATCTGACCCGCGCCCATAGCCCAGCGGAGCCGGCCCGGTGGGGGGCTCAGGGGCTGCTGACGCTGCTCTGGGTGGGGATGTGCCACCGCGGGATGGCACCGTGGTGGCAgctggctgggagggaggaacCGGTGGAAGGGAATGGCTTGGAGTGATTCAGAGCAATTTTCCTCCTAATTCCCTCCGTTCCCAGGGCGGACATGCGCTAAttggggtggagggaggagtGCGGCAAGTGGAGGTGCC
Coding sequences within it:
- the LOC118258601 gene encoding protein MRP-126, producing MSKVQVGPLEVQGPTTSPGRGCVLWPLTLLSYLFLFQGCQTQGPLSELEKSIDVIIDVFHQYSRREGDKDTLTRRELKLLIEKQLVNYLKHVKNQVSIDQIFKDLDTNKDEQLSFGEVMLLIIRVTVATHEHLHFCEDKLHHQQHQQQHQHQHNH